The Mytilus edulis chromosome 4, xbMytEdul2.2, whole genome shotgun sequence nucleotide sequence tgtgggaaaaatttggttgattatatagggaaacattgaagcatgactggagcgccccccccccctaggtcagtcagcgggccccccttaggaaaagttctggatccgccactgcagatAGAATAATAACTTCACTtgacaatttaataaaaacattttatcattTGTTGGTCCAACTAATAATATGACATACTACCTTAGGTCTGTACCATGTCTCAATATAGAATTCATTTTACATCTATGATGACTGCAGTTTGACTTCAAATAAACACACGAAATGTTTTCAGAAATTTTACCACATACTATATCATTTTTCTAACAGTTTATATAACTGCAAAAACTGCAACAGAATAGTTAAAtagttgccaaaaaaaaaaattgcactttaaaattttatagatttatttGTATGTAGCATTTACTGAAATAGCAATTTTGAATCGATTTTTTTTACCCATTcttcaaaaatcacaataatcaatcaaaacaacaatttctgaatttacattatacatagagaattaacaaaaaaataattaaggaaaatttgcttcaatacaaaaatgacaaaaaagcattacaaaatGTACTACCATTTGAAAGCATAACAATAAGTTAATTTTTGCTTAAACATTAAGGCATGGTGACAAAAAGATGACAAAAACCCAATTTTATATCAGCtggtatatttatttatagcagGTATTATAATTAAGAATTCAtagttcagataaaaaaaaacaagcaaaactATTGATATTGTTCAAAACAACAGACAAATAACACATAATGGAATTTATCAAGTTAAGCAGACAGTTAAAACATTTCTGTGGATGAATAATTCATTGGACTAAAGGATAATAAATAAATCTCCAACTAAACATGATAAAACTTTTTTCCAATCttttaaacttattaattttTAGGGTTTGAACTTAAAAATGATGAAGCAAAATGGTTTACTTTAGCTATAGGGATATAAAGTTTAtcatcaataataattaaatatcagATAAGTTAAAAGATACCAATATTTTGTCCTTCCTTAACCttattgcaaaataaataaatcgttcaataataataattatatacaaaaacatatttacCTATACTTCATTTCAtatgaaaccagatgctccgcagggcgtagctttatacgaccgcagaggttgaaccctgaacagttggggcaagtatggacacaacactcaagctggattcagctctaaatttggattgtgattaaatagttgacacagcataggtttctgacacagaatgaatgtgttctaatgaacttaaaatttttgttttctcttagagcaattcactatgctgttgaatattaatcctctcaaaaaaatgtttgaagaaattttcttttttatttatgaaatttcaaatgagaaaaattgaacccaatttttttaatcacattcccctttcccttattccaaaactaatctcaattaaaatttctaatggagtttgcaacaataactactcatttaaatacatcataaaatattaagatgtaaaaaaaactgcttgttatcactgaatggtaaagattattttaatttatcagttggtagtaaaaagtgaatatacattgtatattgtatataacaaagatttaagttgattctggacaaagaaagataactccaattaaaaaaaatcttgctattgcacaatattttgcaattagatatttcttgcttactattctggacaaagaaagataactctaattaaaaaaaaatttgctatttcacaatattgtgcaattagatatttcttgccattgcgcaatactgtgcaattgaaaagacttgctattgcacaatacttaatataataattttggatcctgatttggaccaacttgaaaactgggcccataataaaaaatctaagtacatttttggattcagcatttcaaagaaccccaagatttcaatttttgttaaaatcagactaagtttaattttggaccctttggactttagtgtagaccaatttgaaaacaggaccaaaaatgaagaatctacatacacagttagatttggtatatcaaagaaccccatttattcaatttttgatgaaatcaaacaaagtttaattttggaccccgatttggaccaacttgaaaactgggccaataatcaagaatctaagtacatttttagattcagcatatcaaagaacctaactgattcattttttgtcaaaatcaaactaagtttaattttggaccctttggaccttaatgtagaccaatttgaaaacgggaccaaaggttaagaatctacatacacattcatgacagttagattcggcatatcaaagaaccccaattattcaattttgatgaaatcaaacaaagtttaattttggaccctttgggccccttattctgttgggaccaaaactcccaaaatcaataccaaccttccttttatggtcataaaccttgtgtttaaatttcatagatttctatttacttatactaacgttatggtgcgaaaaccaagaaaaatgcttatttgggtccctttttggcccctaattcctaaactgttgggacctaaactcctaaaatcaataccaaccttccttttgtagtcattaacattgtgtttaaatttcattgatttctatttacttaaactaaagttattgtgcgaaaaccaagaataatgcttatttgggcccttttttggcccctaattcctaaactgttgaaaccaaaactcccaaaatcaatcccaaccgttcttttgtggtcataaaccttgtgtcaaaatttcatagatttctattaacttaaactaaagttatagtgcgaaaaccaagaaaatgcttatttgggccctttttggcccctaattcctaaaatgttgggaccaaaactcccaaaatcaataccaaccttccttttgtggtcataaaccttgtgttcaaatttcatagatttccattcacttttactaaagttagagtgcgaaaactaaaagtattcggacgcaggacgacgacgacgacgacgacgccgacgccaacgtgatagcaatatacgacgaaaaatttttcaaattttgcggtcgtataaaaatctatgTTAAAAGGAAACAAGCCGTAATATGAaatcttaatattaaaataagggGATGCCTGGTATAGTTGTCAATGAATCAACTATACCCCTTATATTAAAGGGTGAGTATGTAGACATTTATAAGCctattataaatgtttaaatctGATGACATCAATTTTTGGAGCTACTGTCACTTAAGCTAGTATCCTCTCCACCATTGACAGTATCTTTACTTTGTGAGGAAGCCTTGGCACGTCTATTCCTGATAAAAGCCATACCATGAGTTCGTAAATGTGATTTGACTGCAGCCTCATTTTCAAATACTTTAGAACATACTCTACACTCCAATGGATTGAGAGGTTCTGCATCCTCTTCCACATCCACTTCgtcactttcactttcacttatCAGACCTTTTCTGATTTCACTGTCATCCATTAACGCTTCAGGTAATTCagatatatcattttctttacaatacTTTTCAAAATCTCTGATCTTATGTACCATaaacaaatgtttgtttaaaGAAGGCATTACAGCAAAATTAAGCCCACATTCTAAACACTGAACGGAATTCTCCAATTTATGTTCTGTTAAATGAGTTACAAAGCTTGTTCTTTCATTGCTGGTGAATGAACATTTTGCACACGTGAAGAGCGCTTCACCATCCACCCGTAACTTTTTGAATGGACCAGAATTGTCCAGTTCACCATGCTTACGTTTGACAGATTCATTTGCTGCATCTGATTCTGAAACAGTGTCAATTAAATCAGTATCTTTTACCACAGTGTCAGAGTCTGGGGTTTTATGTCGGGAATTTTTATGTTTCATGGATAAATGTTTTTCAAGTCTTTCTTTAGAGTAAAACATCTTCTTGATTCCCCGTTTTTTACAGACATGGCATGACAGTTGTACTTTCCTCCCTTCATGGGTCACCATTATATGTTTTCTCAACATTTCCTGTGACTGGTATGTTGAGCTACATAAATGACAGGGATAGATTCCTGTATCGCTGTGATGTTCTTTGTGGTGTTTAGCTAGATCTGTTTTGTTGAAGCAAGAAAAGCCACAGACATCACATGGGTATTCTATACAGGGAAGTACTTGTTTCTTCTTTCTTACCCTTTTCTTTTTTGTATCCTTCACATCTGTTTGTGTTTCAACCTTCTGTGGACAAACTCTTTGATGTTCATGTACTGCTGCTAAGGTAGAGAACTCCTGAAGCTGACACATATAACAGATCAAATCTCCTTTAGTCTGATGATATAACAGATGACCTTGTAAAGATTTACGAGATGTCTCTTCTTTAGAACATAATGAACATATAAATGGACCACTATCCTCCTCCACCTCAGATTGAATGGTACCTTTCTTCACCAGCCTTTTGTCTTTCATTGCTTCAAAGTGTTTAATGGTTGCTGCCTTGGTTGGATCTGGGTTGATACAGTAATGTGTCTTATTTCCACCATTACCATAGAAAATAATGAGTCCACATGTGCGACATTTGTAGTTTGTCATATGTTGTTCTGATGCCTTGACAGAATGCATCAACAGCTCATGCTTTAGGATTTCAGAAAGATGTTCGAAATATTTTCCACAATCTTGACATTTACAAGTGTACATCTTATTGGCGCTACTATTTGGCTTGTCAACTATGCTACCATGTTTGTTTCTTGTGTGTACTTTTATTTCTGTGCGTGTTTTGAACCATTCCTTGCAAAATCTACAACGGTACTCCACaatacttttgatttttgccTCGTTCACATGTTTTGTTATGTGTATATCCAACACAGATTTATCATCCATCACTGAATCACACAAATGACATCGATAAATCACCTTGTAGCTTCTTTTAGTGCCTAAATTTTCATGAGTTGCTAAATGTTTCTGAAATGATTGTGGTAGTTTGAAAGCCATTGGACAATGCTGACATTTGTAATACTGTTCTAACTTTTCTGATAGATGTAACTGATAATCCTGGAGAGAAGTACATATTACATCATTCtcacattttgtacatttgaTTTTCCTCATACGACAGGTGTGGAAACAGGTGTAATACACATGATAGGCAAAGGACTCTTTGGGATTAGACATCTTGTCGTCTACGTACAATGTTGAGAAACTTTTACCACATTCTGGACAAATGTATGGTTCCTTGTCGTCGTGGATTCGCTTGTGTGCTCTTGCTGAACAAATAGTTGGATGTAGTTTCTTACATGTAGTGCACGAGTACTGTGTACACATTTCCTCGTTATCATAGCCAAAATGTTTATACACTTGTTTATAAATACCTCCACACTCATGGCATCTATGAAATCCTTCTTCCTTCTTTATCGTAGTACTTTTTACTGGTTTTGACAGTGACTGGTCTTTTGCAGGACAATGAACAAGTACTGTTTTTTTCAGGACTTCTTTTGGTTTGACCACTGACTGATTCACCTTTGGTCTTGTTGGAAGTGACTCTGGTTTTGTATCTATATCATCAAGCCATTTGAACAAGTAGTTCATGTTTGAACCATGGTCCAATGTTGTTATGGAAATTGAGTCAGACTTTATATGAATAGGCACAGCTTGTGACTTGTCAATATTCAAATGATTTCTCAAATGCCCTAAAAACTGACATTTGTTGAAGAAGATCTTTGTTGATTTACATTCTTCACATCTGTAGCTTAAAGACATACTTGTTCTTGATCTATGAACTTTCAAGCTAGACTCGAATAGGAATGTATCTCCACATTCATAGCAAATGTTTTTGCACTTTTCTTCTGCAATAATAGATTTTAAATTATCTGGAACTGGTGGTGGTTTATAGTTAGGTATTGGGTTTTTCCTGGCTATCAGTTCTGTTATGGCACTTAACCCAACTGTGTCGATATTGATTGTAGTTTTAGATAATGGCAACTGTTGTGAGGCAGCTTTAGAAGTACTTGTTGATGGACCTACTTTGGTTACTGTAAACACTGAAGACGCTGGAACATTTAATGTCTTTCCGTTAGACACTACAGTTAAAGTTTGAACCTGGGTGGCTACAGGTCCTGGTTTAGATTGAACAGGTTGTCCTTGTCTGGAATGTACAACTTGTACACTGGGTACAGGAGGTACAGGATATAACAAACTAGAAGATGACACAACAATTGTTGGTGGTGCCTGTGGCTGCAGCATTACCCTTGGTCCTGCCTGTATAACATTAGTAACATTACTTCTTGGCAGCATGCTGGGCTGTATCTGTAGAGGAGTGATGGACACATTATCATTGGGATAGGAATTACAGCTCATATCTACAGGTGGTGTAGGCTTTGGTCTTCTGTTTGAATGTGGTCTCCCTGTTGTGCTTTTTCTAGCTATATTGTGTATTCTTGGCCTTACTAGATTATCGACTTGTCTTGACAAATGCTCAAGACTGTTTGATGTTGAAATTGCTGGTGGCATTGGACTGGCCATCATATTGGATTTATTGTTATAAGTATCAACTGGTTCCTGTTTTATTCTGATACCTGCAGGTGGATGGAATGTTCCAGATGTTGAAACTGTTGACAATGGTGTATTACTTTTATCAGTTGGACTAGAATTTGTAGTCGATGTTTCAGAGTTTGTTGGAGCTAAAATATCTAGAATATCCCCAGATTCTTCCATTGGTCCCAAACTAAAACTGTTTTCGGTTTTAATTGCAACTGTTGGTAAACTTGTAGTTGCATCTGACTGACTTGCAGGTATTAAAGCCTGCATAAATGACCTGTCCCCTTCAGTCCTAAGTGGTGAAATAATTTCTGGCTCATTGGTTTTGTTTGCAGTGTCAACTGTTACTTGGCTACTAACTGAAGAAGA carries:
- the LOC139519393 gene encoding zinc finger protein 532-like, whose product is MEINSPTIEQETLVNRSPNCEMERAEENMSDQRTTDFVENSHSITDSRNSESTEKPDDTTQSDETNIETLPLTSAGKMDLEVGNGMECLDELDGSPRPANDESPNDGGDPEKEVVTDMEFQDGSVVPVTDDTTIEGSNPVNTEDNESDRTVAQESPLLQRDIQDKNEINLFSSSEESSSMEVAKGDNCHVQEDNQVGDDCADEFSMNDQAHVTTDNKLDVQESRQIADSTNFDRANDINDSEESYQSSEDEPNASTSCSPNNVSLPNVEEKQISDQTVSSSDNQNEEEPNIKSKQNENIWDKLQETGQFNSSFETPSMGDNSCTQKHLENQPITNELQPSVNPASSEYKMSDSKREITTDDDVMDFSIEIQGDSNEDCREHEVTGDQSTQKQADDDDQLMEPDSQDPHSEPASQGTHSKQDITAEPSSSNFLQKISNVIRKIDSSKSITAQKKDRDNIFSVLRAEITHENTSNSEKDDTFIQDSDHRMDIAYSKEKMSDVDEQTQIDKEMPKTSEEIQAVEVQNSEISLNKTTVISLEESLDGKETTEINAELPDQHSNENEPDHSKSPTPGLQSSSSVSSQVTVDTANKTNEPEIISPLRTEGDRSFMQALIPASQSDATTSLPTVAIKTENSFSLGPMEESGDILDILAPTNSETSTTNSSPTDKSNTPLSTVSTSGTFHPPAGIRIKQEPVDTYNNKSNMMASPMPPAISTSNSLEHLSRQVDNLVRPRIHNIARKSTTGRPHSNRRPKPTPPVDMSCNSYPNDNVSITPLQIQPSMLPRSNVTNVIQAGPRVMLQPQAPPTIVVSSSSLLYPVPPVPSVQVVHSRQGQPVQSKPGPVATQVQTLTVVSNGKTLNVPASSVFTVTKVGPSTSTSKAASQQLPLSKTTINIDTVGLSAITELIARKNPIPNYKPPPVPDNLKSIIAEEKCKNICYECGDTFLFESSLKVHRSRTSMSLSYRCEECKSTKIFFNKCQFLGHLRNHLNIDKSQAVPIHIKSDSISITTLDHGSNMNYLFKWLDDIDTKPESLPTRPKVNQSVVKPKEVLKKTVLVHCPAKDQSLSKPVKSTTIKKEEGFHRCHECGGIYKQVYKHFGYDNEEMCTQYSCTTCKKLHPTICSARAHKRIHDDKEPYICPECGKSFSTLYVDDKMSNPKESFAYHVYYTCFHTCRMRKIKCTKCENDVICTSLQDYQLHLSEKLEQYYKCQHCPMAFKLPQSFQKHLATHENLGTKRSYKVIYRCHLCDSVMDDKSVLDIHITKHVNEAKIKSIVEYRCRFCKEWFKTRTEIKVHTRNKHGSIVDKPNSSANKMYTCKCQDCGKYFEHLSEILKHELLMHSVKASEQHMTNYKCRTCGLIIFYGNGGNKTHYCINPDPTKAATIKHFEAMKDKRLVKKGTIQSEVEEDSGPFICSLCSKEETSRKSLQGHLLYHQTKGDLICYMCQLQEFSTLAAVHEHQRVCPQKVETQTDVKDTKKKRVRKKKQVLPCIEYPCDVCGFSCFNKTDLAKHHKEHHSDTGIYPCHLCSSTYQSQEMLRKHIMVTHEGRKVQLSCHVCKKRGIKKMFYSKERLEKHLSMKHKNSRHKTPDSDTVVKDTDLIDTVSESDAANESVKRKHGELDNSGPFKKLRVDGEALFTCAKCSFTSNERTSFVTHLTEHKLENSVQCLECGLNFAVMPSLNKHLFMVHKIRDFEKYCKENDISELPEALMDDSEIRKGLISESESDEVDVEEDAEPLNPLECRVCSKVFENEAAVKSHLRTHGMAFIRNRRAKASSQSKDTVNGGEDTSLSDSSSKN